A stretch of the Capsicum annuum cultivar UCD-10X-F1 chromosome 10, UCD10Xv1.1, whole genome shotgun sequence genome encodes the following:
- the LOC124887756 gene encoding uncharacterized protein LOC124887756 — protein MCRTTHVFVTCGRMFSQTSERVSASSTYVYFVYDDGVKYIVCLDRRTCSCGRFQLDEITCEHVIVILKSKHVVYMKHYCSEFYYPETLRKTYKEFMFPMPNKKDWIVPQKVMDEVVLPPNYKRSLGRPKKNRHKKSSETMTSSSNCCRRCGYAGQNRST, from the exons ATGTGTCGCACCACGCATGTATTTGTCACTTGTGGAAGAATGTTTTCACAAACTTCAGAAAGG GTTAGTGCGTCATCAACATATGTATATTTTGTTTACGATGACGGCGTGAAGTACATAGTATGTCTTGATAGGAGGACTTGCAGTTGTGGTAGATTTCAATTGGATGAGATAACATGTGAACACGTGATTGTAATACTAAAAAGCAAGCATGTAGTTTATATGAAGCATTATTGCTCAGAGTTTTATTATCCTGAAACATTAAGGAAGACGTATAAAGAATTTATGTTTCCAATGCCCAATAAGAAGGACTGGATTGTGCCACAAAAAGTTATGGACGAAGTTGTGTTACCACCAAATTACAAACGTTCACTCGGAAGGCCAAAGAAAAACAGgcacaagaaatcaagtgaaacaatGACATCGAGCAGTAATTGTTGCAGGAGATGTGGTTATGCTGGTCAAAACAGGAGTACTTAA